The proteins below are encoded in one region of Triticum aestivum cultivar Chinese Spring chromosome 1B, IWGSC CS RefSeq v2.1, whole genome shotgun sequence:
- the LOC123087372 gene encoding AP-3 complex subunit beta-2, with product MASPQSSYGSSEEDASSDGSDHQVVEKQPLREESEEETGGNEESEEKEEEEEGAGDNVVPDDNNIHQPPLQGDTVPDSESPPRSQPKRKAVDAEPVEHKRMRSAEAPQPRMQPEAAEVTLIQPEVAEHALTKSDAEKLFQVKIDFYWHLGQEVLALEEKHPGLFKSSFLKLPDEKARTLNAKLQKQQIAKLKALLWLADIRKEVTNSLINCLD from the coding sequence ATGGCCTCCCCGCAATCCTCCTACGGCTCATCCGAGGAAGACGCCTCCTCCGACGGTTCTGACCACCAAGTTGTGGAGAAGCAGCCTCTAAGAGAAGAATCGGAGGAGGAGACTGGGGGCAATGAAGAatcggaggagaaggaggaggaggaggagggggcgggggacAATGTGGTGCCGGACGACAATaacatccaccagccgccactgCAAGGCGACACGGTCCCAGATTCCGAGTCGCCGCCCAGGTCCCAACCCAAGAGGAAGGCCGTGGATGCAGAACCTGTCGAGCACAAGAGGATGAGGTCGGCCGAGGCGCCGCAGCCTAGGATGCAACCTGAGGCCGCTGAAGTTACTCTGATTCAACCTGAGGTCGCTGAACATGCTCTGACTAAGAGCGATGCGGAGAAGCTATTCCAAGTCAAGATCGATTTTTATTGGCACCTTGGGCAAGAGGTGTTGGCCCTAGAGGAGAAACATCCTGGGTTGTTCAAGTCTTCGTTCCTGAAGCTTCCTGACGAGAAGGCCAGGACACTCAATGCCAAACTTCAGAAGCAACAGATTGCAAAATTAAAGGCTTTGTTGTGGTTGGCTGATATCAGAAAGGAGGTGACGAACTCCCTCATCAATTGTCTCGACTGA